TTGTTAACGTTCCCCTACCAATCTGGGCTCATCTGGCATCATGGAAATATCTGCAACTTTACCATTACTGGTGTTATTAACTTTTCTGCAAAACACTGGATTGGTGATCAAAGCTTTGCCATTCAGCATGATCAGTTCTACCAAGTACAGGTTACCTGATCAACAGCCTTATCGAACTTCCTATCACTTTCAGCCCCCACAGAATTGGATGAACGGTATTACCCTCAACCAATCATTGTCAAATGTCAATATAATGTTCTAATTCATGGATTATATCTGACTGATTAGTGATTATCTTCTCTATCATTTCACATGATTTGTTGAAGAAAATTGGAACATGGATGCCTTTATTTTGCAGATCCCAATGGTAAGCCTCCTTCAAACTTTCTGGTTATTACTTGGTTGTTTGGTTCTCATCCCACCATCTTATAGCATGTTTGCATCAGTTTCTCTTTCGtcagaattaattttgtgaAGCTTCTAAAGCTTATTCCCCGAATTGATTCtagcttcaaaatcaattgtacAAGAGTTTCCAAGCATGCACTTAGTACATGTCTAGGCATAAGAGAGAATTAAAATTATGTTCCATTTTTTCAATGTAAAATTCACTGAAGTAGAATATTTAGTGTCtgtttgaaatttttaaatcaattctggagagaaacttatgtgagtagcttttggctgatagaattgattctaagagGAAAAATGCAAACATGATGATAGAGCTAGCTACTTCAACCACAGTTTCAGTGGAAGAACTTCCACACAACAATTATAGCATGTTTAGATCAGTTTATTTTTCCTCAAAATCAGTTCTAGCATACAAAAGCTACTCAAAGAAGCTTTTTTCTCATAGTTGACTAATGTTGAGCCAAGTCTTAATAAAATTAGATCCAAAATTATTATCTGATTACTAATGTTGATTTATCTATAACAGGGCCAATGTATTATAAAGGTGTTTACCACCTTTTTTACCAATACAACCCTTATGCAGCTACCTTTGGTGACATCATGGTATGGGCTCACTCAGTGTCCTATGATCTCATCAACTGGATTCACCTGAACAATGCTATTGAGCCAAGTGAGCCATATGACATTAATAGCTGCTGGTCTGGCTCAGCCACAATCCTCCCAGATGAAAAGCCTGTGATCTTGTACACTGGAATTGCTGAGAACAAGTATCAAGTTCAGAATTTGGCTATGCCAAAGAATCTCTCAGACCCTTTCTTAAGGGAGTGGATCAAACACAGCCAAAATCCTGTAATAACTCCACCTAGTGGTGCTGAAGTGGACAATTTCAGAGACCCTTCAACTGCTTGGAAGGGAAGTGATGGGAAATGGAGAGTGGTCATAGGTGCTCAAAAGGGTGATGAAGGGAAAGCAATTGTGTACAAAAGTGAGGATTTTTTTAATTGGAAATTAGATGCTGATCCTTTTTATGCATCAGAGAATACTGGAGTGGTTGAATGTCCAGATTTCTTTCCAGTGTCAATTAATGGCACAAATGGGGTCGATACATCTGTCGAAAATCCGAGTGTTAGGCATGTCATGAAGGTAGGATATCTAAGAAGACAGCATGATTACTATTTTCTTGGTAAATATCTCTCTGATAAGGAAATTTTTGTTGCTGATAATAACTTCACCGGAACTATTTTGGACTTAAGATATGACTACGGTAAATTTTATGCTTCCAAGTCATTTTTCGACTATCCCAAGAAGAGGAGGATATTGTGGGGTTGGGTAAATGAATCAGACACTGAGCAAGATGATATTGAGAAAGGATGGGCTGGTATACAGGTACTCTAGTCTAGAACTCTAGCTAGTTCTCAATTTCTTCGTATCATTCATTACCTTTGAgtatagaattgattctgaagggagagaagcttctatgagtagcttctgggttgcagaattgattctggtgaAAGAGAAGCTGATCAAAAACATACTATGAATGAATTTGTTCTGAATGGCTATATACTTATCCTAAAGTTAAATTATTAAGATGGGAGGATCAAATACTGATGAGTGGTTGGTGTTTTTTGATTATGCAGGCCATTCCAAGACAAGTTTGGCTTGATAATAAAAGTGGGAAGCAATTGATGCAGTGGCCAATTGAAGAAGTAGAAAAACTAAGGGGCAAGAAAATAAGTATTCATGGAGAGAAACTCTTAAGTGGATCAATTATTGAAGTTTCAGGTATCACTGCTTCACAGGTACAAGTAGAACACTGAAATTGTGTTTACTTTTCCGTATTTTCTTGATAAATTTTCAGAACAAGAACAACATTGTTGATGATTATTTTTAACTTGTATTTATTCAGGCTGACGTAGAGATAGTGTTTGAGGTACCTGAATTAGAAAATGTGGAGTCATTAGATGCCAAAAGGGTTGATCCTCAATTACTGTGTAGTGAAGAGAGTGCATCAAAAAGTGGCAAACTAGGGCCGTTTGGTTTATCTGCATTAGCTTCGGAAGACCAAAGAGAGCAAACTGCAGTCTTCTTTCGAATATATAAATCTTCCAACAAATATTTAGGCCTAATGTGCAGTGACCAGAGCAGGTTCCTTGTTTCTGACATCTTTCCTCCCTAGCATGTTGCTGTTACTTTTGTTTTTTCAGAATCAACTATGAAACTAGAAATTAAACGCTTATAGCACGTTTGCAAttgttagaattgattctgcaCTGGCAGAATCAATTTGAGCATTTGAATGTTTTCTTTCACAATTGATTTTAGCTCCAAAATCTATTACGCGGTGAAGCTACAAATCATAGGTTCTATGGTTGACATAATCAATTGTGAAATTTTACAACATTACCCCCATAGAAATCACTTTACTCATAAATGTATCCAAAGATAAATCGCTTAACTTTTACCGTAATCgattttaccaaaatcaattttatctaCAATCAAATCACAATGCTGATCCAAATACGTACTTAAATTGAGATTGAATCTCACTCAGTAATTTGTGCTTGGAAATTGCTTACAATTCACAGGTCTTCACTGCGGAAGGACCTTGATAAAACGACATATGGAAGTTTCTTTGAATTTGATCCCAATCTCAAAAGAATCTCACTAAGAAGCTTGGTATGCTAATTGTGTATGATTAAAGTCTCTTCTTTGTTGTATGTGCAAAATGGTCTGATATAAATATTGTTATTGTGCAGATTGATCACTCTATTATTGAGAGTTTTGGGGAGGGAGGGAGAGTTTGTATCACCAGTAGAGTCTATCCATTGTTAGCTATTGGCAAAGAAGCTCATCTTTATGTATTTAACAATGGAACTCAGAGTGTCCAAATCTCAAATCTAAATGCTTGGTGCATGAAGGAAGCAGAGGTTG
This is a stretch of genomic DNA from Lotus japonicus ecotype B-129 chromosome 1, LjGifu_v1.2. It encodes these proteins:
- the LOC130724757 gene encoding beta-fructofuranosidase, insoluble isoenzyme CWINV3-like isoform X1 translates to MEISATLPLLVLLTFLQNTGLVIKALPFSMISSTKYRLPDQQPYRTSYHFQPPQNWMNDPNGPMYYKGVYHLFYQYNPYAATFGDIMVWAHSVSYDLINWIHLNNAIEPSEPYDINSCWSGSATILPDEKPVILYTGIAENKYQVQNLAMPKNLSDPFLREWIKHSQNPVITPPSGAEVDNFRDPSTAWKGSDGKWRVVIGAQKGDEGKAIVYKSEDFFNWKLDADPFYASENTGVVECPDFFPVSINGTNGVDTSVENPSVRHVMKVGYLRRQHDYYFLGKYLSDKEIFVADNNFTGTILDLRYDYGKFYASKSFFDYPKKRRILWGWVNESDTEQDDIEKGWAGIQAIPRQVWLDNKSGKQLMQWPIEEVEKLRGKKISIHGEKLLSGSIIEVSGITASQADVEIVFEVPELENVESLDAKRVDPQLLCSEESASKSGKLGPFGLSALASEDQREQTAVFFRIYKSSNKYLGLMCSDQSRSSLRKDLDKTTYGSFFEFDPNLKRISLRSLIDHSIIESFGEGGRVCITSRVYPLLAIGKEAHLYVFNNGTQSVQISNLNAWCMKEAEVGYQKNVRYVECS
- the LOC130724757 gene encoding beta-fructofuranosidase, insoluble isoenzyme CWINV3-like isoform X2, coding for MYYKGVYHLFYQYNPYAATFGDIMVWAHSVSYDLINWIHLNNAIEPSEPYDINSCWSGSATILPDEKPVILYTGIAENKYQVQNLAMPKNLSDPFLREWIKHSQNPVITPPSGAEVDNFRDPSTAWKGSDGKWRVVIGAQKGDEGKAIVYKSEDFFNWKLDADPFYASENTGVVECPDFFPVSINGTNGVDTSVENPSVRHVMKVGYLRRQHDYYFLGKYLSDKEIFVADNNFTGTILDLRYDYGKFYASKSFFDYPKKRRILWGWVNESDTEQDDIEKGWAGIQAIPRQVWLDNKSGKQLMQWPIEEVEKLRGKKISIHGEKLLSGSIIEVSGITASQADVEIVFEVPELENVESLDAKRVDPQLLCSEESASKSGKLGPFGLSALASEDQREQTAVFFRIYKSSNKYLGLMCSDQSRSSLRKDLDKTTYGSFFEFDPNLKRISLRSLIDHSIIESFGEGGRVCITSRVYPLLAIGKEAHLYVFNNGTQSVQISNLNAWCMKEAEVGYQKNVRYVECS